A portion of the Pseudomonas sp. PSE14 genome contains these proteins:
- a CDS encoding VOC family protein encodes MDIRGLGYVTVLASDLARWSSYASQVLGMMLDDAAPEGALYLKMDERHYRVLVLQDERDGYGASGWEVAGKAAFEQAIAELAQADVEVVRGSAADCALRKVQELALFRDPDGNRHELFWGPCQDFRPFVSPAGVSGFVTGSMGMGHVVLPAPAFERCRDFYEQVMGFGLSDLMKVRFTPDPQEPEKRIHFMHCNNARHHSLAIFECPIPSGCVHMMLETASLDDVGRALDRMHANGVKLSATLGKHTNDHMVSFYMQSPGGFDIEYGHGGLEVDWQQHTPFESTVVSHWGHDFSVGRQ; translated from the coding sequence ATGGATATCCGAGGACTGGGCTACGTGACCGTCCTGGCCAGCGATCTCGCGCGCTGGAGCAGCTACGCCAGCCAGGTGCTGGGCATGATGCTGGATGACGCCGCGCCCGAAGGCGCGCTGTACCTGAAGATGGACGAGCGTCACTACCGCGTGCTGGTGCTGCAGGACGAGCGCGACGGCTACGGTGCCAGCGGCTGGGAAGTGGCCGGCAAGGCCGCCTTCGAGCAGGCCATTGCCGAGCTGGCCCAGGCCGATGTCGAGGTTGTCCGTGGCAGCGCCGCCGACTGCGCGCTGCGCAAGGTCCAGGAACTGGCGCTGTTCCGCGATCCCGACGGCAACCGCCACGAGCTGTTCTGGGGTCCGTGCCAGGACTTCCGTCCCTTCGTTTCCCCGGCGGGTGTCAGCGGTTTCGTCACTGGCTCCATGGGCATGGGCCACGTGGTGCTGCCGGCGCCGGCCTTCGAGCGCTGCCGCGATTTCTATGAGCAGGTGATGGGCTTCGGCCTCTCCGACCTGATGAAGGTGCGTTTCACCCCCGATCCGCAGGAGCCGGAGAAGCGCATCCACTTCATGCACTGCAACAACGCCCGCCACCATTCCCTGGCGATCTTCGAGTGCCCGATCCCCAGCGGCTGCGTGCACATGATGCTCGAGACCGCGTCGCTGGACGATGTCGGCCGTGCCCTGGACCGCATGCACGCCAACGGCGTGAAGCTCTCGGCGACCCTCGGCAAGCACACCAACGACCACATGGTGTCGTTCTACATGCAGAGCCCCGGCGGCTTTGACATCGAATACGGCCACGGTGGCCTGGAAGTGGACTGGCAGCAGCACACGCCCTTCGAAAGCACCGTGGTCAGCCATTGGGGCCACGACTTCAGCGTCGGCCGCCAGTAA
- a CDS encoding ketoacid CoA transferase: protein MTDATASCSLAELLICAASECWRDDGEVLATGIGVVPRLAASLAMLTSNPDLLMTDSEAFMVAEPVPLGARNGYVPKFDSWMGFSRIFDNVWGGRRHALVGPTQIDRFGQANISCIGDYAKPKAQMLGVRGFPGNSISHANSFFVPSHSRRVFVEGEVDMVASVGYNPARLARGWSLDDIDIRLIVTDLCVLDFGGPQHQMRVRSLHPGVELAQVLDNTSFDLALPAQIPTTAMPSAGQLAILQQLDPHNLRGRQLKDNPPALRSAKEA, encoded by the coding sequence ATGACTGACGCAACCGCTTCCTGCAGCCTCGCCGAGCTGTTGATCTGCGCCGCCAGCGAATGCTGGCGTGACGACGGCGAAGTGCTCGCCACCGGCATCGGCGTGGTCCCGCGCCTGGCCGCATCGCTGGCCATGCTGACCAGCAATCCGGATCTGCTGATGACCGATTCCGAGGCCTTCATGGTCGCCGAACCGGTGCCGCTGGGTGCCCGCAACGGCTACGTGCCGAAGTTCGACAGCTGGATGGGCTTCTCGCGCATCTTCGACAACGTCTGGGGCGGCCGCCGCCACGCGCTGGTCGGCCCGACCCAGATCGACCGCTTCGGCCAGGCCAACATCTCCTGCATCGGCGACTACGCCAAGCCCAAGGCACAGATGCTCGGCGTACGCGGCTTCCCGGGTAACTCCATCAGCCACGCCAACTCCTTCTTCGTGCCGTCGCACAGCCGCCGGGTGTTCGTCGAAGGCGAAGTCGACATGGTCGCCTCGGTCGGCTACAACCCGGCGCGCCTGGCCCGTGGCTGGTCGCTGGACGACATCGACATCCGCCTGATCGTCACCGACCTCTGCGTGCTCGACTTCGGCGGCCCGCAGCACCAGATGCGCGTGCGCTCGCTGCATCCGGGCGTGGAGCTGGCGCAGGTGCTGGACAACACCAGCTTCGACCTGGCCCTGCCGGCGCAGATCCCGACCACCGCGATGCCGTCGGCCGGGCAGCTGGCGATCCTGCAGCAGCTCGACCCGCACAACCTGCGTGGCCGTCAGCTCAAGGACAACCCGCCGGCGCTGCGCAGCGCCAAGGAAGCGTAG
- a CDS encoding enoyl-CoA hydratase, with translation MSEVEEVVLYEVQGPVALVTMNRPEYHNAQNSKMTYALDAAFRRACDDDSIKVIVLRGAGKHFSAGHDIGTPGRDVNESFDRASLWYDHVNKPGGEFLYAREQEVYLGMCRRWRDIPKPTVAMVQGACIAGGLMLAWVCDLIVASDDAYFRDPVVRMGIPGVEYFAHVHELSPRVAKEFLFLGERMPADRAWQLGMVNKVVPRDVLLDVTLDMARRVAEMPRLGLQLAKQAVNNAEDLMGKRATMDMVFGLHHFAHAHNELVSGDRLGGYDARAMASSQREPVEGGR, from the coding sequence ATGAGCGAAGTCGAAGAGGTCGTTCTCTACGAGGTGCAGGGCCCGGTGGCCCTGGTCACGATGAACCGCCCCGAGTACCACAACGCGCAGAACTCGAAGATGACCTACGCGCTGGACGCGGCCTTCCGCCGCGCCTGCGATGACGATTCGATCAAGGTCATCGTCCTGCGTGGCGCCGGCAAGCACTTCTCCGCCGGCCACGACATCGGCACGCCGGGCCGCGACGTGAACGAGAGCTTCGACCGCGCGAGCCTCTGGTACGACCACGTGAACAAGCCTGGCGGCGAGTTCCTCTATGCCCGCGAGCAGGAGGTCTACCTGGGCATGTGCCGGCGCTGGCGGGACATCCCCAAGCCGACCGTGGCCATGGTGCAGGGCGCCTGCATCGCCGGCGGGCTGATGCTGGCCTGGGTCTGCGACCTGATCGTCGCCAGCGACGATGCCTACTTCCGCGACCCGGTGGTACGCATGGGCATCCCCGGCGTCGAGTACTTCGCCCACGTGCATGAACTCAGCCCGCGCGTCGCCAAGGAGTTCCTCTTCCTCGGCGAGCGCATGCCGGCCGACCGCGCCTGGCAACTGGGCATGGTCAACAAGGTGGTGCCGCGCGACGTGCTGCTGGACGTGACCCTGGACATGGCCCGCCGCGTGGCCGAGATGCCGCGCCTGGGCCTGCAGTTGGCCAAGCAGGCGGTGAACAACGCCGAGGACCTGATGGGCAAGCGCGCCACCATGGACATGGTGTTCGGCCTGCACCACTTCGCCCACGCCCACAACGAACTGGTCAGCGGCGACCGCCTGGGCGGCTACGATGCCCGCGCCATGGCCAGCTCGCAGCGCGAGCCGGTGGAGGGCGGTCGATGA
- a CDS encoding CoA-transferase — MDKRMTAAEMVAQLRDGMTIGIGGWGPRRKPMALIREIVRSDLKDLTVVAYGGADVGMLCAAGKVKKLVFAFVSLDFIPLEPYFRKARQAGELEVMEIDEGMMLLGLRAAAMNVPFIPTAVGLGTDVLKHNPQIKLVASPYADGRDWVAMPALKLDAALVHVDRADARGVCQIEGPDHYMDDLFVRAAARTFVSCDELVESAHFHANPQAARTVFWERNLTDGVVHVPGGAHPSSCAPLYGFDVPHFQRYNASVQEEDGWQHYYDEFIRDGEAAYLAKVGGIESLRKLPLPVF; from the coding sequence ATGGATAAACGCATGACGGCGGCCGAGATGGTCGCCCAGCTGCGCGACGGCATGACCATCGGCATCGGTGGCTGGGGCCCGCGCCGCAAACCCATGGCCCTGATCCGCGAGATCGTTCGCTCGGACCTCAAGGACCTTACCGTCGTCGCCTACGGCGGCGCCGATGTCGGCATGCTGTGCGCCGCCGGCAAGGTGAAGAAGCTGGTGTTCGCCTTCGTTTCGCTGGACTTCATCCCGCTCGAACCCTACTTCCGCAAGGCCCGCCAGGCCGGCGAGCTGGAGGTGATGGAGATCGACGAAGGCATGATGCTGCTGGGCCTGCGCGCCGCAGCGATGAATGTGCCGTTCATTCCCACCGCGGTGGGCCTGGGCACCGACGTGCTCAAGCACAACCCGCAGATCAAGCTGGTTGCCTCGCCCTACGCCGACGGCCGCGACTGGGTCGCGATGCCGGCGCTGAAGCTGGACGCGGCGCTGGTCCATGTCGACCGTGCCGACGCCCGTGGCGTGTGCCAGATCGAAGGGCCGGACCACTACATGGACGACCTGTTCGTCCGCGCCGCCGCCAGGACCTTCGTCAGCTGCGACGAGCTGGTGGAGTCCGCGCACTTCCACGCCAACCCGCAGGCGGCACGCACCGTGTTCTGGGAACGCAACCTCACCGACGGCGTGGTGCACGTCCCCGGTGGCGCCCACCCCAGCTCCTGCGCGCCGCTGTACGGCTTCGACGTACCGCACTTCCAGCGCTACAACGCCTCGGTCCAGGAAGAGGACGGCTGGCAGCACTACTACGACGAATTCATCCGCGACGGCGAAGCCGCCTACCTGGCAAAGGTCGGTGGTATCGAGTCTCTCCGCAAGCTGCCACTGCCGGTGTTCTGA